Proteins co-encoded in one Flavobacteriaceae bacterium MAR_2009_75 genomic window:
- a CDS encoding relaxase/mobilization nuclease-like protein — protein sequence MIARILYRDKVHGVVNYVFGKNKIRVLGFRNTYSKTNTSKEQFARILHHLGGRHGSQKRYVHISINLPHGEKLRDSDFYELSKHYMENMGYGEQPFVVVRHFDTKHQHVHIISTTVKENGNLIDLSHDFRRNVATQKYLEEQYGLSPSPETKSIKELPLYRLPEIKQDDSNGVKFYIQDILNSTLQKHKVRSFKELAQLVAPYHISVKQTTNRSGRTGVSYGIAIDNGYKSRFIDGYTVHPRLSGPKLQAIFNRQSQSKLLPRYKKRLEKQLLTTFQFFKSIKPEDLPHILKSYQKIDAKVRFNDEGRPLGFTIFDKSGYVFNDSEISSQIGFEANPVFTNDGNGVKTELDTRSNQMVLEVRKLIKNAFYTAYLNGYKEDLLSEFVRRIKPNALLPIIQSSERFAFLNTYLQQNPRQLVSHIHSELQQTKQTIYAIESRKEQEVLNQKAVLIKKVLNKGIFDVKSDKGILFELLQSLGVKYVRGQIAYLNSNRHQSPLVLSNFVLPDTTNSYVSTGFISQNEKVLHALINDVPLKQVDINGSSFFLPIIFPKLYGTMSDKNRQAFEELSLGAFRETAEKLHIPFEKSAKDYIRLFNAKGFYFLRKDNSLFLHSIYSKFPVGVPLVPKTEKYLFALKGLDTILNGQRAILDKITSQGQGNLKNLWVSYLIEKQLYDKAAFMIVNDSIRPNLPQDILEFHMGNGLRGKIAVAANQRINVKHARLLRRSVYAFSALLGKSSYREEEIFNGFRDELTDYGRYKSNFI from the coding sequence ATGATTGCACGAATTTTATATAGGGATAAGGTACACGGCGTTGTTAATTATGTGTTCGGCAAGAACAAAATTCGCGTACTCGGATTTCGAAATACCTATTCTAAAACGAATACTTCCAAAGAACAATTTGCAAGAATCTTACATCATTTAGGAGGTCGTCACGGGTCACAAAAACGATATGTTCACATTTCAATAAATTTACCTCATGGCGAAAAATTGAGAGATTCGGACTTCTATGAACTCTCCAAGCACTACATGGAAAATATGGGTTACGGAGAACAGCCATTTGTGGTTGTCCGTCACTTCGATACCAAACATCAACACGTTCATATCATATCCACCACGGTAAAAGAAAATGGAAATTTAATTGACCTTTCGCATGATTTTAGGCGTAATGTTGCTACCCAAAAATACCTGGAAGAACAATATGGATTATCGCCCTCCCCAGAAACAAAATCAATCAAAGAATTACCTCTATATCGTTTGCCAGAAATTAAACAGGATGATTCCAATGGAGTAAAGTTCTACATTCAGGATATTTTGAACAGTACCCTTCAAAAGCACAAAGTCCGCAGCTTTAAGGAGCTTGCACAATTGGTGGCACCCTATCATATCTCCGTAAAACAAACAACAAATCGCTCGGGCCGTACCGGTGTTTCGTATGGAATTGCCATTGATAATGGTTATAAATCGCGATTTATCGATGGGTATACAGTCCACCCAAGATTAAGCGGCCCGAAACTTCAGGCTATTTTCAATCGGCAGTCGCAATCGAAATTGTTGCCCAGGTACAAAAAACGTTTAGAAAAACAACTGTTAACTACCTTTCAATTTTTTAAAAGTATAAAACCGGAAGACCTCCCCCATATTTTAAAATCATACCAAAAAATAGATGCCAAGGTTCGATTTAATGACGAAGGCAGGCCCTTGGGTTTTACGATTTTCGACAAATCCGGCTATGTATTCAACGACTCCGAAATTAGTTCGCAGATAGGTTTTGAGGCTAATCCTGTGTTCACTAATGACGGTAACGGTGTCAAAACCGAATTGGATACAAGGAGCAACCAAATGGTTTTGGAAGTCAGGAAGCTGATTAAAAATGCTTTTTATACCGCCTATTTGAACGGCTACAAAGAAGACTTATTGTCGGAATTTGTCCGGAGAATAAAGCCCAATGCGCTGTTACCTATTATCCAATCTTCGGAGCGTTTTGCGTTCTTGAATACGTACCTCCAACAAAATCCAAGACAATTGGTGTCCCATATTCATTCGGAATTACAACAAACGAAGCAGACGATTTATGCCATCGAAAGTAGGAAGGAACAGGAAGTGCTGAATCAAAAAGCCGTTTTGATCAAAAAAGTGCTCAACAAGGGTATTTTTGATGTTAAATCGGACAAGGGTATTCTTTTCGAACTTTTACAAAGTCTAGGGGTAAAATATGTTCGTGGACAGATAGCATATCTCAATTCCAACAGGCACCAAAGTCCTTTGGTCCTTTCCAACTTCGTTCTGCCCGATACTACCAATTCCTATGTTTCCACTGGATTTATTAGTCAGAATGAAAAGGTACTCCATGCACTGATCAATGACGTGCCCTTAAAACAGGTGGATATAAATGGCAGCTCTTTTTTCCTTCCAATAATCTTTCCGAAGTTGTATGGAACCATGTCCGATAAAAACCGCCAAGCATTTGAGGAATTGAGTCTGGGAGCATTTCGGGAAACCGCAGAAAAACTACATATACCCTTTGAGAAGTCGGCCAAAGATTATATCCGGTTGTTCAATGCCAAGGGTTTTTATTTTCTACGAAAGGATAACAGTCTTTTCTTGCACTCCATTTACTCAAAATTCCCCGTTGGCGTACCGCTCGTACCCAAAACCGAAAAGTATCTTTTTGCCTTGAAAGGTCTGGATACTATACTCAACGGTCAGAGAGCGATACTTGATAAGATTACAAGCCAAGGACAAGGTAATCTTAAAAACCTATGGGTCTCTTACCTAATCGAAAAGCAATTGTATGACAAGGCCGCATTTATGATAGTCAATGACAGTATTCGACCTAATCTGCCACAAGATATTTTGGAGTTCCATATGGGCAATGGGCTTCGAGGAAAAATAGCTGTTGCCGCCAATCAAAGAATAAACGTAAAACATGCCCGTCTTTTGAGAAGAAGCGTCTATGCATTTAGCGCATTGCTGGGGAAATCTAGCTACCGTGAGGAGGAGATTTTTAATGGTTTCCGGGATGAGCTTACGGATTATGGGAGGTACAAGAGTAATTTTATTTGA
- a CDS encoding putative SOS response-associated peptidase YedK, whose product MCYDIKAQLESQLKRAMRDFDEHAIEEIKEKLLRHTDLPIYHSSGFKHPKLLIYTNESPQTPIVSQWGLVPHWVKDKKQLYGLWNKTLNARGETIFEKPSFRASAKNKRCLIFVDGFYEHHHFKGETYPHYIYRKDGEPFAMAGLWGEWTDKETGEVLNTFSIVTTEANPMMAKIHNNPKLPEPRMPVILPEELEDKWLEEYDDELIKEAIQVLLEPYPEEGMTSHTVDKLRGKAYKGNIEEIDDKVIYPELQQQELF is encoded by the coding sequence ATGTGCTACGATATTAAGGCCCAATTGGAATCTCAGTTGAAAAGGGCTATGAGAGATTTCGATGAACATGCAATTGAAGAAATCAAAGAGAAATTGCTTAGACATACGGATCTTCCGATTTACCATTCATCGGGTTTCAAACATCCTAAATTATTGATCTATACCAATGAAAGTCCACAAACGCCAATAGTTTCGCAATGGGGGCTTGTGCCTCATTGGGTAAAGGACAAAAAACAATTATATGGCCTTTGGAATAAGACTTTAAATGCCCGTGGAGAAACCATTTTTGAAAAGCCATCTTTCAGGGCATCGGCCAAGAATAAAAGATGTTTAATCTTTGTTGATGGTTTCTACGAGCATCATCACTTCAAGGGCGAAACTTACCCTCATTACATTTACCGTAAGGATGGCGAACCCTTTGCGATGGCCGGTCTTTGGGGAGAATGGACGGATAAGGAAACAGGCGAAGTACTAAATACTTTTTCAATCGTTACGACCGAGGCCAATCCTATGATGGCAAAGATTCACAACAACCCAAAATTGCCCGAACCGAGAATGCCCGTGATATTGCCCGAAGAACTTGAAGATAAATGGCTTGAGGAATATGATGATGAGCTTATAAAAGAAGCTATACAAGTTCTATTAGAGCCATACCCAGAGGAGGGTATGACTTCGCATACAGTTGACAAGCTCAGGGGCAAGGCCTACAAGGGGAACATTGAGGAAATCGACGATAAGGTTATCTATCCCGAATTGCAGCAACAAGAATTGTTTTGA
- a CDS encoding AraC-like DNA-binding protein gives MTKHKKPFFEALSPDLESSIYISHQFEKDLLRKDYWHFHNAYELVFLTSGKGKRFVGQKVSDYRHGDLVLLSPNIPHNTLFKEHIGQTFEHYVILFDLSIFKRFFVACKEFNHISRLFQNMGGGIAFEGNTKKKVGEQIKKMKEAKGFHRVMLFFEIINLMGQSKEYELLVPTSSMDFPALHENKILFINDFINLNFREKLSSSGMASEIGMTNSSFCRFYKRSTGKTFKQALNEVRIQNSCFLLKDTKMPIEGVALESGFTSIPLFYKFFKRMMKKTPSEYREEI, from the coding sequence ATGACGAAACATAAGAAACCTTTTTTTGAAGCTCTTTCCCCGGACCTCGAGTCTTCTATCTATATTTCCCATCAATTCGAAAAGGATTTATTGAGAAAGGATTATTGGCACTTCCATAATGCTTATGAACTTGTCTTTCTAACTTCCGGTAAGGGCAAAAGATTTGTAGGCCAAAAAGTAAGTGATTATCGACACGGAGATTTGGTCCTTCTTTCGCCAAATATTCCGCACAACACACTGTTCAAAGAACATATTGGTCAAACATTTGAACATTATGTCATTCTATTTGACCTCTCAATCTTCAAAAGATTTTTTGTGGCCTGTAAGGAGTTTAATCACATCAGCAGGCTATTCCAAAATATGGGGGGAGGTATTGCGTTCGAAGGAAATACTAAAAAAAAGGTAGGCGAACAGATCAAGAAGATGAAAGAGGCCAAAGGCTTCCATAGGGTCATGCTTTTTTTTGAAATCATAAATTTAATGGGACAATCAAAAGAATACGAGCTTTTAGTGCCGACAAGCTCAATGGACTTTCCAGCTTTGCATGAAAACAAGATTCTGTTCATTAACGATTTCATAAACCTAAATTTTCGTGAAAAGCTTTCCTCCTCTGGAATGGCCTCAGAAATAGGAATGACTAATTCTTCGTTTTGCCGTTTTTATAAAAGGTCAACTGGAAAGACCTTTAAACAAGCTTTAAACGAGGTTCGAATTCAAAATTCATGTTTTTTGTTAAAGGATACCAAGATGCCGATTGAAGGGGTGGCATTGGAAAGTGGGTTCACTTCGATACCTCTATTCTATAAATTCTTCAAAAGAATGATGAAAAAAACCCCATCGGAATATAGGGAAGAAATATAG